The Hevea brasiliensis isolate MT/VB/25A 57/8 chromosome 1, ASM3005281v1, whole genome shotgun sequence genome has a window encoding:
- the LOC110634853 gene encoding PTI1-like tyrosine-protein kinase At3g15890, which translates to MAFASIFCCGKDLNRKERGKKQPTWRIFSLKELHAATNNFNYDNKLGEGGFGSVYWGQLWDGSQIAVKRLKVWSNKADLEFAVEVEILARVRHKNLLSLRGYCAEGQERLIVYDYMPNLSLLSHLHGQHSAECHLDWKRRMNIAMGSAEGIAYLHHHATPHIIHRDIKASNVLLDSDFHAQVADFGFAKLIPDGATHVTTRVKGTLGYLAPEYAMLGKASESCDVYSFGILLLELASGKKPLEKTSGTVKRTITDWALPLAYERKFTELADPKLNGKFEEEELKRVVLVALKCADNRPETRPTMLDVVELLKGESKEKLDELEKDELFTAPQPADYNDGVSVAEDSSDFISEERDPRQELKEIGQ; encoded by the exons ATGGCGTTCGCTTCTATCTTTTGTTGTGGAAAGGACTTGAATCG gaaagagagaggaaagaaacaaCCAACATGGCGGATCTTCTCCTTGAAGGAACTACATGCAGCTACAAACAACTTCAATTATGATAACAAGCTGGGAGAAGGCGGATTTGGCAGTGTTTACTGGGGTCAGCTTTGGGATGGATCACAA ATTGCTGTTAAAAGGTTGAAGGTCTGGAGCAACAAAGCAGATTTGGAATTTGCTGTTGAGGTTGAGATACTGGCACGTGTTCGACACAAGAATCTGCTTAGCCTACGTGGTTATTGTGCTGAAGGACAAGAGCGTCTCATTGTATATGACTATATGCCTAATTTGAGCTTGCTTTCTCATCTTCATGGGCAGCACTCAGCAGAGTGTCATCTTGACTGGAAGAGGCGGATGAATATTGCCATGGGTTCTGCAGAGGGTATTGC CTACCTTCACCACCATGCTACCCCACATATCATCCACAGAGACATCAAAGCTAGCAATGTGTTGCTAGATTCAGATTTCCATGCACAGGTTGCTGATTTTGGATTTGCAAAGCTAATCCCTGATGGGGCAACCCATGTAACCACAAGAGTTAAAGGTACGCTTGGCTACCTTGCCCCTGAATATGCTATGCTGGGGAAGGCATCAGAGAGCTGTGATGTGTATAGCTTTGGCATTCTGTTGCTAGAGCTTGCCAGTGGCAAGAAACCCCTTGAGAAAACGAGTGGAACTGTGAAACGTACAATTACTGATTGGGCTCTGCCATTGGCATATGAAAGGAAGTTCACTGAGCTGGCAGATCCAAAGCTAAATGGTAAGTTTGAGGAAGAAGAGTTGAAAAGAGTTGTTCTTGTTGCTCTCAAGTGCGCCGACAATCGGCCTGAGACAAGACCCACAATGCTTGACGTTGTAGAACTACTGAAAGGGGAATCAAAGGAGAAGTTGGATGAATTAGAAAAGGATGAATTGTTTACAGCACCCCAGCCTGCTGATTATAATGATGGAGTATCAGTTGCTGAAGACAGCTCAGACTTCATATCAGAGGAGAGGGATCCGAGACAAGAATTGAAGGAAATTGGGCAATAG